The following are from one region of the Syngnathus acus chromosome 10, fSynAcu1.2, whole genome shotgun sequence genome:
- the ntn5 gene encoding netrin-1, with protein MMFRIFSLPPPTSPFLAFLLLYLLPRPLLFSSLSHVPLSWASPHDPCYHPDGRPRHCLSEFINAAYGVSVDARRSIRAFDGNVTTLTDLHNPHNLTCWQAQGGQDSGDWVLTVPLGRRFEITYISLQFCYHGEPSDPISISIFKSMDYRHTWRAMQHYSSDCLGDFGLPSQTAAQTRHQETEPLCSDPRPLQRQRGGMVLAFSALDGRPSSPDFDYSPTLQDWVTATDIRVVFHQTSAGAKLSLGVKDDGRTEEGRVVDLLRWSSGGAGDPIGNVPSFNNRATTNSEMSTQKKAGKLRGRSHHKVGNNVTSKESGDTYSLEVAMKKDERARKLGRKKDGEEWLLCPNGDCNWTGRQRAAKGRELRKRRNNHPNIPQTSRNLQAALQAPPTVAPLPPLALSDLQVGGRCKCNGHASKCRRDDAGRAVCVCKHHTAGPDCDVCEDFYFDRPWHRATPTHPNPCVACECNGHSNKCRFSMEVFQQSGRRSGGVCLKCRHHTAGRHCQYCHNGYTRDQSKPLHHRKACQPCQCHPLGAVGHWCNNTSGQCLCRQGVTGLRCNRCAPGYKQGTSPLRPCVRIQEITPTPVFQPQYGIDEECVPHCQPSQGKVRMNLDTYCLKDYVLKVQVRGMERSGPWWQFSISVQVVFRTGSATRIRRGPQSLWVPDRDLTCGCPALHVGRTFLLIGADEGERDRAPDERRLVADRSTLALQWREHWSPKLRGFRGQDKKGRCADRPPNQDRNPSEPQTGYIPPHLLADTDNGSSSGEVSTLSPQHSHS; from the exons ATGATGTTCCGGATCTTTTCCCTTCCCCCTCCCACCTCTCCCTTCCTTGCTTTCCTCCTTCTTTATCTTCTTCCTCGGCCTCTGCTCTTCTCTTCGCTGTCCCACGTCCCGCTGAGTTGGGCTTCGCCTCACGATCCCTGCTACCACCCGGACGGCCGTCCTCGCCACTGTCTGTCCGAGTTCATCAACGCCGCCTACGGGGTCTCAGTGGACGCCAGACGCTCCATCCGAGCTTTCGACGGCAACGTCACCACCTTGACGGATCTTCACAATCCTCACAACCTCACCTGCTGGCAGGCGCAAGGGGGTCAGGACAGCGGGGACTGGGTGCTCACCGTGCCCCTGGGTCGGCGCTTTGAAATCACCTACATAAGTCTGCAGTTCTGCTATCATGGAGAACCGTCCGACCCGATCTCAATCTCCATCTTCAAATCCATGGATTACAGACACACTTGGAGGGCGATGCAACATTACTCCAGCGATTGCCTCGGGGATTTTGGGCTCCCCTCCCAGACGGCGGCCCAGACCAGACACCAGGAAACGGAACCGCTGTGCTCCGATCCTCGGCCCTTGCAGAGGCAGCGGGGCGGTATGGTGCTGGCGTTCTCGGCCCTCGACGGCCGCCCGTCGTCTCCGGATTTTGACTACAGTCCCACTTTGCAAGACTGGGTGACCGCCACAGACATCCGTGTGGTCTTCCATCAAACATCCGCCGGCGCAAAACTGAGCTTGGGAGTGAAGGACGATGGGAGGACTGAGGAGGGTCGAGTTGTCGATCTCCTGAGGTGGAGTTCGGGCGGTGCCGGTGATCCGATTGGCAACGTGCCTTCCTTTAATAACAGGGCCACAACAAACTCTGAAATGAGCACGCAGAAGAAAGCAGGGAAGCTTCGAGGGAGAAGTCATCACAAGGTAGGAAACAACGTGACCAGTAAGGAAAGTGGGGACACTTACAGTTTGGAGGTCGCGATGAAAAAGGATGAGCGAGCTAGAAAGCTTGGTCGTAAGAAAGACGGCGAGGAGTGGCTCCTTTGTCCAAACGGTGACTGTAACTGGACCGGACGCCAAAGAGCGGCCAAGGGACGAGAACTGAGAAAGCGAAGAAACAACCATCCCAACATCCCGCAAACCTCCAGGAACCTTCAGGCGGCATTACAAGCTCCGCCTACCGTAGCCCCCCTGCCTCCTCTGGCCCTCTCGGACCTGCAGGTAGGGGGTCGGTGCAAATGCAACGGACACGCTTCCAAGTGTCGACGTGACGACGCGGGGCGagccgtgtgcgtgtgcaagCATCACACGGCCGGCCCGGATTGCGACGTGTGCGAGGACTTCTACTTTGACAGACCCTGGCATCGAGCCACGCCCACCCACCCAAACCCTTGTGTGG CGTGCGAGTGCAACGGCCACTCCAACAAGTGCCGCTTCAGCATGGAGGTGTTCCAGCAGTCCGGCCGACGTAGCGGCGGCGTGTGCCTCAAGTGTCGCCACCACACGGCCGGACGCCACTGCCAGTACTGCCACAACGGCTACACCCGGGACCAAAGCAAGCCGCTGCACCACCGCAAAGCCTGCCAAC cTTGTCAGTGCCATCCTCTGGGAGCGGTGGGCCACTGGTGTAACAACACGTCGGGTCAGTGCCTTTGCCGACAAGGAGTGACCGGCCTCAGGTGCAACCGCTGCGCCCCTGGATACAAACAGGGCACGTCGCCTCTGCGCCCTTGCGTCC GGATTCAAGAGATTACTCCAACTCCAGTTTTTCAACCTCAATACGGCATCG ATGAGGAGTGTGTCCCCCACTGCCAACCTTCTCAGGGCAAAGTCAGGATGAACTTGGACACGTACTGCCTCAAGGACTACG tgctGAAGGTTCAGGTGAGAGGGATGGAGCGTTCGGGTCCCTGGTGGCAGTTCTCCATTTCGGTCCAAGTGGTCTTCCGTACGGGATCCGCCACGCGGATCCGCAGGGGCCCCCAGTCCCTCTGGGTCCCTGACCGGGACCTGACCTGCGGCTGCCCCGCTCTCCACGTGGGCCGGACCTTTTTGCTGATCGGGGCCGACGAAGGCGAGAGGGATCGGGCGCCGGACGAGAGGAGGTTGGTGGCCGACCGCTCCACGTTGGCCCTCCAGTGGCGGGAACACTGGAGCCCCAAGCTGAGGGGCTTTCGCGGGCAGGACAAGAAGGGCCGCTGTGCCGATCGACCCCCTAACCAGGACAGGAATCCGTCAGAACCGCAGACGGGATACATCCCCCCTCACTTGCTTGCCGACACAGACAACGGAAGCTCATCCGGCGAGGTCTCGACCTTGTCACCACAACACAGTCACTCAtga
- the ccdc96 gene encoding coiled-coil domain-containing protein 96 — MSTGPAKVLQNEVLKDTGNVALQPKTNPTREDLNGDVEDIKSDAMLLLQELEEENHKVSRRNMEVQAQLAIHLRRTTPHEQDPEPDMKEYHECLERLTELRKQRASQMGRARQKEEELRLNNQKALNEVENEWRFLVGLKRKLAVSLLREHLSPGAVRAKVDAALGSEQLRRQELRKLRLIHAGVESRVVRLEAKLVEEEEEEGRDLLQRQFKHLLAQRMQQRKADERRSQEASKLQRNIKRTLELLCNIKEKLHWSQTEVQTKREQLAQLEVEITSRRDLLYRTKRAGSGLQRENVELKQTRGLLGNALLLWDFGVTMGDAQRLEDKLEKLKRRREEIASA; from the exons ATGTCTACTGGACCAGCGAAGGTTTTACAAAATGAGGTGCTGAAAGACACAGGCAATGTTGCTCTTCAACCCAAAACAAATCCTACTCGTGAAGATCTTAATGGAGATGTTGAAGACATCAAAAGTGACGCCATGCTCCTCTTGCAGGAGCTGGAAGAGGAGAACCACAAAGTGAGCCGACGCAACATGGAGGTGCAAGCACAGCTGGCCATCCACTTGAGGAGGACGACCCCCCATGAACAAGACCCCGAGCCGGACATGAAAGAGTACCACGAGTGCCTGGAGCGCCTGACGGAGCTGAGGAAGCAGAGGGCTTCACAGATGGGGAGAGCTCGACAAAAGGAAGAGGAACTGAGACTTAACAACCAAAAGGCGCTCAATGAG GTGGAAAATGAATGGCGATTCCTGGTTGGTTTGAAGAGGAAGCTAGCCGTCTCGCTACTGAGAGAACATTTGTCTCCAGGAGCTGTCCGAGCCAAGGTGGACGCCGCGCTGGGGTCCGAGCAACTCCGTCGCCAAGAGCTGAGGAAGCTGCGTCTAATCCACGCTGGAGTGGAGAGCAGGGTGGTCCGTCTAGAGGCCAAGCTCgtcgaggaggaagaggaggaggggcggGACCTCTTGCAACGGCAATTTAAGCACCTGCTGGCCCAAAGGATGCAGCAGAGGAAAGCGGACGAGCGTAGGAGTCAAGAGGCCTCCAAGCTCCAGAGGAACATCAAGCGTACATTAGAG TTGCTGTGCAACATAAAGGAGAAGCTGCACTGGAGTCAAACAGAGGTGCAGACCAAGCGGGAGCAGCTGGCCCAGCTGGAGGTTGAGATAACCTCCAGGAGGGACTTGCTGTACCGGACTAAGCGGGCCGGCAGCGGCCTACAGAGGGAAAATGTGGAGCTGAAGCAGACGCGAGGACTGCTAGGGAACGCCCTCCTCTTGTGGGACTTTGGGGTCACCATGGGCGATGCCCAACGACTGGAGGACAAACTGGAGAAGCTCAAACGTCGGCGGGAAGAAATTGCTTCAGCATAG
- the LOC119128257 gene encoding C-C motif chemokine 14-like gives MKSMHVFLFCSLAAVTLSAVFGNNSINPRECCFDYYPRKLNPKRFESYYLTDNRCPSVGVILMTKRNFRICANPTTSWVEKIMKYVDESTF, from the exons ATGAAGAGCATGCACGTCTTTCTCTTCTGCTCTCTGGCAGCTGTGACGCTTTCGGCCGTCTTCGGCAACA ATTCCATCAATCCTCGAGAATGCTGCTTTGACTACTACCCAAGAAAGTTGAACCCCAAACGCTTCGAGTCATATTATCTGACTGACAACCGATGTCCCTCAGTAGGAGTCAT ACTGATGACCAAAAGGAACTTTCGCATCTGCGCCAACCCGACGACGTCCTGGGTGGAGAAGATCATGAAGTATGTGGACGAATCCACCTTCTGA